TCGAAACGCCAGAAGGTCCGAACATCGGTCTTATCGCTTCGCTTGCGACTTACGCTCGTATCAATAACTACGGTTTCATTGAAACTCCGTATCGACGTGTTGAAGCAGCGAAGGTTGCTTCGAACATCGAATACATGTCGGCTCTTGAAGAGGCCGATCATCACATTGCGCAGGCGTCGCGTGAAGTCACAACCGAAATTAAGCAAGACTCGCTGACGGTTCGTGTGAACGGTGAATATGTGAACGTCGATAAAGATAAAGTTTCGCTGATGGATGTAAGTCCCTCGCAGCTTGTGTCGATCGCCGCGTCTTTGATTCCGTTCCTTGAGCATGACGATGCCAACCGAGCCCTCATGGGTTCGAACATGCAACGTCAGGCAGTTCCACTCCTGCGTTCGAAAGCTCCACTTGTCGGAACTGGAGTAGAGCGCTTGGTAGCGAAGGATTCAGGTACGAGCGTTGTTGCGCAAAACGACGGGATCGTTGAAGAAGTCGATGCGTCGCGAGTCGTTGTTCGCCGCTTTGCAAAAGGCGGAGAACTTGGCGCGAACGTCGATATCTACAACCTCACCAAGTATCAACGTACGAACCAGAACACCTGCTTCAACCAGAAGCCGATCGTCCTCGTAGGCGACGCTGTTCGTAAGGGCGACATTATCGCTGACGGACCGTCGACGGAACTTGGCGAATTGGCTCTTGGACAGAACATCCTCGTCGCGTTCACGCCGTGGATGGGCTACAACTTCGAAGATTCGATCTTGATCAGCGAACGCTTGATCAAAGACGACACTTACACGTCCATTCACATCGAAGAGTTCGAATGTTTGGCCCGTGATACGAAACTCGGAAAAGAAGAGATTTCTCGCGATATCGCAAACGTCGGTGAAGAAGCCCTAAAGGATCTCGATTCTTCAGGCATCATCCGCATCGGTGCGGAAGTTAAACCAGGCGACATTCTCGTAGGTAAAGTCACGCCAAAAGGCGAATCGCAGCTTTCTCCAGAAGAAAAACTTTTGCGTGCGATCTTCGGTGAAAAAGCCGGCGACGTTCGCGATACATCGCTCCGAGTACCAGCTGGTGTTTCGGGTACTGTTATCGACGCGCAAGTTTACGGACGCGAAGGTGCAGAACGAGATGAACGCCTTGTTTCGATCATCGAAGAGAAAAAGCGCAAACTCGAAAAAGATCTCGCGGTTGAGCAGAACGTTATCAAAAACAACGCACTGTCGAAGCTGAAGACCCTTCTGCTTGGCAAAATCACGACTGGCGTACTTTTGAACGAAGACGGATCGCAAAAGCTTCTGTCGAAAGGTCAATCGATCACGGACGCAGATCTAGAAACGATTCCGTTTGAGCTCTTAACGTACATTCCGCTTGAGCAAGACCTTGAGTATCAAGTGAGCCGAGTCATCGATGGCGCGCGCAACCAGCTTGATGCCGTCAAGATGGTGTTCAGCGAAAAGATGGATCGTCTCCGCAAGGGTGACGAACTTCCAGCAGGCGTTATCAAAATGGTAAAAGTTTACGTCGCAATCAAACGTAAGCTTCAGGTCGGTGATAAGTTCGCCGGTCGCCACGGTAACAAGGGTGTTGTTTCGAGAATCATGCCGGTTGAAGACATGCCATATTTGGCAGATGGTTCAGCGGTCGACATGGTCCTAAATCCACTCGGCGTTCCTTCGCGTATGAACATCGGTCAGATTTTGGAAGTTCACTTAGGTTGGGCCGCAAGAAACCTTGGCGAGCAGCTGAAGCCGCACATCGAACGCTTTGAATCAGAAGCAGCTCGAAGCGCGATTAAAGCCACATTCAATGACGAAGACATTAACGCAACCATCGACCATGCAGACGACGCGTCGGTTAAGAAGATGCTTGTGACGATGCAAAACGGCGTACATCTTGGCACACCAGTGTTTGATGGAGCCCGCGAAACAGACGTCAAAGAACTTTTGAAGCGCGCCAATGTTCCAACGAACGGTCAAATGACTTTATTCGACGGACGCACAGGCGAGCCATTCCAAAACCAGGTGACGGTCGGCGTGATGTACATGCTGAAGCTTCACCATTTGGTAGAAGAAAAGATCCACGCACGGTCGATCGGGCCTTATTCTCTCGTGTCGCAGCAGCCATTGGGCGGAAAAGCTCAATTTGGTGGTCAGCGTCTTGGAGAGATGGAAGTCTGGGCAATCGAAGCGTACGGCGCTGCTTATACTCTGCAAGAGTTCTTAACTGTGAAGTCGGATGACGTCGCTGGTCGAACTCGAATGTATGAGAGCATCGTAAAAGGTGAAAACGTCCTTGAGCCAGGTCTGCCTGAATCGTTCAACGTTCTCGTGAAGGAGCTGCAGTCGCTCGCTCTGAACGTAGAATTGATCGAATCAGATATCCTGACGGACAAGCAACCGGAGGTTGAGCAGTAAGCGGACTCTAAGAGTGTCCGGGTTCTGTTTAACAAGGCTCTTAATGCGAAAGATTGAGGTACGA
The nucleotide sequence above comes from Deltaproteobacteria bacterium. Encoded proteins:
- the rpoB gene encoding DNA-directed RNA polymerase subunit beta; translated protein: MPTQTTGVPVTASNLRVRKSFAKNKQVIDIPNLIELQKSSYESFLQKDVDPDRRGEAGLNGVFKSVFPISDFNNTASLEFVSYTLEPPKYDVDECRQRGMTFAAGMKVTLRLVVFDVDEQSETRSIRDMKEQEVYLGDIPLMTANGSFIISGTERVVVSQLHRSPGVFFDHDGGKNNASGKLIYSARVIPYRGSWLDLEFDQKDLIYVRIDRRRKFPVTILLKALGYSIEQLLEYFYDLDKVVARKGKLFREIDIERMSGQRALVDIIEPKSGEVLVKQGRRITRAVVKRVRDLDLKEIEIAMEDLEGKVIARPIIDESTGEIIADANQEMTKAIMERSIASGIEEFRLIFFDGLSVGPYLRNTLLVDKISTKEEALLEIYKRLRPGEPPTPEGAEQYFQRLFFDPETYDLSEVGRIKINHRFSIPTSECPISHRTLTSKDILSAVKTLIDLKNGRGQIDDIDHLGNRRVRSVGELLENQYRIGLVRMERAIRERMSLQDVDTMMPHDLVNAKPVNAVLKEFFNASQLSQFMDQTNPLSEITHKRRLSALGPGGLTRDRAGFEVRDVHPTHYGRICPIETPEGPNIGLIASLATYARINNYGFIETPYRRVEAAKVASNIEYMSALEEADHHIAQASREVTTEIKQDSLTVRVNGEYVNVDKDKVSLMDVSPSQLVSIAASLIPFLEHDDANRALMGSNMQRQAVPLLRSKAPLVGTGVERLVAKDSGTSVVAQNDGIVEEVDASRVVVRRFAKGGELGANVDIYNLTKYQRTNQNTCFNQKPIVLVGDAVRKGDIIADGPSTELGELALGQNILVAFTPWMGYNFEDSILISERLIKDDTYTSIHIEEFECLARDTKLGKEEISRDIANVGEEALKDLDSSGIIRIGAEVKPGDILVGKVTPKGESQLSPEEKLLRAIFGEKAGDVRDTSLRVPAGVSGTVIDAQVYGREGAERDERLVSIIEEKKRKLEKDLAVEQNVIKNNALSKLKTLLLGKITTGVLLNEDGSQKLLSKGQSITDADLETIPFELLTYIPLEQDLEYQVSRVIDGARNQLDAVKMVFSEKMDRLRKGDELPAGVIKMVKVYVAIKRKLQVGDKFAGRHGNKGVVSRIMPVEDMPYLADGSAVDMVLNPLGVPSRMNIGQILEVHLGWAARNLGEQLKPHIERFESEAARSAIKATFNDEDINATIDHADDASVKKMLVTMQNGVHLGTPVFDGARETDVKELLKRANVPTNGQMTLFDGRTGEPFQNQVTVGVMYMLKLHHLVEEKIHARSIGPYSLVSQQPLGGKAQFGGQRLGEMEVWAIEAYGAAYTLQEFLTVKSDDVAGRTRMYESIVKGENVLEPGLPESFNVLVKELQSLALNVELIESDILTDKQPEVEQ